A stretch of the Panulirus ornatus isolate Po-2019 chromosome 10, ASM3632096v1, whole genome shotgun sequence genome encodes the following:
- the LOC139750650 gene encoding uncharacterized protein, whose product MRRRRAGGVSWWWCVMAGGIILGTATGAPASGREAAAEQPKRDKRGYGISGGLGHALLQRLAGHSGYSGSDAGVGGLQLLLGGQQQGGHLNPSTADLANQAAGQATAAAESQAEAAYKAAQEASRKVAAKASSAAQKAQAAAAAKYAEAAQLTQAAQLAQAIVFKEAAQAAKTARTVQAADAIRLLALSQLAILQQALGAAEAQAAVAQQVLSAATEAYREQSAMLSQAQKAANNILQKQTVAVAELARTQGAAQKARAAATKALYKAHPSGGAPRSYGSH is encoded by the exons atgaggaggaggagggcaggaggagtgagctggtggtggtgtgttatgGCAGGCGGCATTATTCTAG GAACTGCCACAGGCGCACCAGCAAGCGGGAGGGAGGCAGCTGCTGAGCAACCTAAGAGG GATAAACGAGGATATGGTATAAGTGGCGGCCTTGGTCACGCCCTCCTGCAACGCCTAGCGGGTCACTCAGGCTACAGCGGGAgtgatgcaggtgttggtggCCTCCAGCTACTGCTGGGGGGTCAGCAGCAGGGGGGTCACCTGAACCCCTCGACGGCCGACCTCGCCAACCAGGCTGCTGGCCAGGCCACGGCCGCGGCAGAGTCGCAGGCGGAGGCGGCCTACAAAGCGGCACAAGAAGCATCGCGCAAGGTAGCCGCCAAGGCCTCCTCCGCGGCACAGAAGGCTCAAGCGGCAGCGGCAGCGAAGTATGCTGAGGCCGCACAACTCACCCAGGCTGCTCAACTCGCACAGGCGATCGTCTTCAAAGAGGCGGCTCAGGCCGCCAAGACCGCGCGCACTGTGCAGGCAGCAGACGCTATCCGTCTGCTTGCGTTGTCGCAGTTAGCTATCCTGCAGCAGGCGTTGGGGGCAGCCGAGGCGCAAGCGGCCGTGGCCCAACAGGTGCTGAGCGCCGCCACCGAGGCCTACCGAGAGCAGAGCGCCATGCTCAGCCAGGCACAGAAAGCCGCTAACAACATCCTTCAGAAACAGACCGTCGCCGTGGCGGAATTGGCACGTACACAGGGCGCGGCCCAGAAGGCTCGGGCCGCTGCCACCAAGGCCTTGTACAAAGCTCACCCGTCAGGTGGCGCCCCGCGGTCCTACGGCTCACACTGA